Proteins encoded within one genomic window of Paramisgurnus dabryanus chromosome 13, PD_genome_1.1, whole genome shotgun sequence:
- the gem gene encoding GTP-binding protein GEM produces MTLLTNMRRHSIRVQHHLHRWSICGTDGGQLLGGGVTTPDIGFSLSNSCSRSTESCTSSSSDSSESADPSAIGPFTVVLLGDNGVGKSGLASIFAGASDSMGSDCELYGGEVFEQTIMVDGERATVTLLDTWDSQDEGMWTQERCLQTGDAFIIVYSITDRSSFLRASDLRIQLRRERQADHTPIILVGNKCDLVRCREVSTSEGRACASFFDCKFIETSAAMQHNVWPLFDGIIRQLRLRRDSVESTSTWHSTYKRRESLPKKAKRFIDKIVSKKNKQAALKIKSRSCHDLSVL; encoded by the exons ATGACTCTACTGACGAATATGCGGCGCCACAGTATCCGCGTGCAGCATCACCTGCACCGGTGGAGCATTTGCGGGACGGATGGAGGGCAGCTGTTGGGTGGTGGTGTGACGACCCCTGACATCGGGTTTTCCCTTTCCAACTCGTGTTCGCGCTCCACCGAGAGCTGCACGTCATCTTCTTCAGATTCCAGCGAGTCTGCGGATCCCTCCGCGATCGGACCCTTTACAGTTGTGCTGCTCGGAGACAACGGCGTCGGAAAGTCAGGGCTCGCGAGTATATTCGCCGGAGCATCGGATAGTATGGGGAGCGACTGCGAATTATATGGAG GTGAAGTATTCGAGCAGACAATTATGGTGGACGGGGAGAGAGCCACGGTTACACTGTTGGACACCTGGGATTCACAG GATGAGGGCATGTGGACGCAGGAGCGGTGTCTGCAGACAGGAGACGCTTTCATTATTGTCTACTCTATAACGGACCGATCAAGTTTCCTTCGTGCCTCAGATCTGCGAATTCAGCTGCGGCGCGAGCGCCAGGCAGACCACACGCCCATCATTCTCGTCGGAAATAAATGTGACTTGGTCCGTTGCCGAGAAGTGTCCACTAGTG AGGGCCGTGCGTGTGCttcattttttgattgcaagtTTATTGAGACATCAGCAGCGATGCAGCACAATGTCTGGCCCTTGTTTGATGGCATCATCCGTCAGCTGCGTCTGCGCAGAGACAGCGTGGAGAGCACCAGCACTTGGCATTCTACTTATAAGCGTCGCGAAAGTTTACCGAAAAAAGCAAAGCGTTTCATTGACAAAATTGTTTCTAAGAAGAACAAGCAAGCAGCCTTGAAGATCAAGTCCAGATCATGCCATGACTTATCTGTACTTTAG